CTACAACGAGCGGGCCACACTGGAAACCATTGTGCACCAGGTTCGCTCGGTGGACCTGACCATCGTCACAGCCGGCACGAATGGCTATCTGCCAGGGCCCATCACCCTGGAGCGGGAAATCATCATCGTGGACGACGGATCCACCGATGGCACCCGGGAGATCCTCCAGGGGTGGCAGGCGGCGGGCGAACGAGACCTGAAGATCATCTTCCATGAACGCAACCTGGGCAAGGGCATGGCCCTGCGCACCGGCTTTCAACACGCCACCGGCGACATCATCCTTGTCCAGGATGCGGACCTGGAATATGACCCGCGGGACTATGTCCACCTCTTGCAGCCCCTGCTGGAAGGACGCTCGCCCGTGGTCTATGGCAGCCGCTTCCTGGGCGGTCCCCGGGCGGCCATGAGCCTGAGCCACACCCTGGGCAACAAGGCCCTGACCT
This genomic interval from Litorilinea aerophila contains the following:
- a CDS encoding glycosyltransferase family 2 protein translates to MRLSIVMPVYNERATLETIVHQVRSVDLTIVTAGTNGYLPGPITLEREIIIVDDGSTDGTREILQGWQAAGERDLKIIFHERNLGKGMALRTGFQHATGDIILVQDADLEYDPRDYVHLLQPLLEGRSPVVYGSRFLGGPRAAMSLSHTLGNKALTLLTNLLFGTALSDMETCYKCFRRDVIEGMPLRSRTFEIEPELTAKILKRGYTIFEVPIRYNGRSFHEGKKIGWRDGFTAVKTLLKYRFID